The nucleotide window CGGTCGCCTCTGTCACTATGCGCGCTGTCTCCCTAGTTATGACGTTCTCGGGAAGCCAGAAGCCCACAACGTCCCTGGTAGCTATCAGAGGCTTGTAGAAGTCGAAAGCAACCTTTGCCAGTATCTCCTGCTCAAAGACGCTCAGGTGGGGCATTATAGGATGGAAGGGCACGGTTGGGGTGGGCTCGACATGCGTCTCAAGCGTCTCGACGATTTCCCCGTATATCTTTGGTTTGTACTTCAGAACCATATAGAGAGTGAAGGGCTCAAAATCAACGCTGACGGAGTTCGGCTCAAGCATTCTGAGAGTGTCGTCAACGTACTCGTAGGCCTTTATCATGGCACGGGTCCAGTTCCTCCCCTTAACTTCATCGTCCCTTATCTTTAGAGACACAGGGCTAAGCCTTTCCGAATACTTTATGGGATCCCAACCGGAGCCGTCGTGGATGTAGATTATGTCACCTGGCTGATAGGCGTGGAAGTGGTAACCAAACTTCATAAACATGGCTATCTCCTCCTAATGACGCGGGGAAGCCTCAGAAAATTAACATCTTTCAAAACGGCCGGCAACTTGGATATCTTAGGTTGTTCAAGGATTTTAGGAGTGCTCAGTATGTCGGTGAGAGGTGCTTCGGAGGATATCTTTTTGATTTTCTTCCGGCGGACTTCCACCTCTCGCTCTTTCATGAGGCCCTTCTGAAGGAACTCCTCCCTCCGCTCCCTGCCGTCCTGCTTCCCTCGGATGTAAGCCTCCTTGACATCCTCGTACATTCTCCGCTCCTCTGCTTCTCTGAATATAGCTTCCTTAATCTCCGCGACCCAGCCGGACCAGTCTATGTGGCCGTATAAGCCTACGTAGAAACCGAAGAGATACGCCTTCTTAACGACGTCCTTTTCAGCCAGTATTTTCTTAAGTTCATCCTTCGTCATCTCATTCAGCCTCGAAAGGGGACTTGTTGTAAACGACCAATCCCTTGTCGGTGAACCTCATTAGCTTCAGGTTGGGATCGTGCTTCGTCCCCCTCATCTTGAAGACTTGGATTGCCCTTGTCATCCTTCCATTGTGCATAAAGTAGTGGAGCATTATTATGCCACTCACGAGGTAGTGCTCCTCCGTGTACTTGTCGAGGTCCGTCATCTCGGCTATTAGGTACGCCGTAACCCCCAGGTCCTCAAGGCCCCTTATGAACTTGGCTAGCTCAACCCTCTTCTCCACAGGATTCTGCTGGGGAAAGTCTATAGCCGTTAAAGGATCTATCACGAGCCTCGTTATCTTTTCATCCTCCACGATGTCCCTAATCCTCAAGAGAACGCTCCTCCATGTTGGAACCCTCGAAGATTCCCTCCAGAGGATTGGACCGAGGTCGTAAAGGATGAGCTTCCAGGTGTTTACATAGGCATAGATGGATGGATCGAAGCGAACCATGTCCCTGACGACTTCCTCTGGTTTCTGGACCAGAGAAATGTAAGCTACCTTTTCCCCCCTCCTTGCCCCTTCAAGAAGAAAGTGCATGCCAAAAACGGTCTTCCCACTGCCCGGGGGTCCAACGATCAGGTAAACCCTTCCCGGAATGAGCCCACCTTCTATGAGCTCGTCAAGACCCTTGACGCCGGTGGATATCCTCGCCAAGTGAGAGGCAACCTGCATAGTCTCTCCCTCAGATGATACCTCGGGAAAGCTTAAATGCTTTTAGGGGCTAAGCGAATGGGGATAACCATGATCTTCGACGCCCACTCGGACCTTCCCACCTATATCTACGAGGAAAGAGAAAAGAGAACCAGAGTCCTTGAAAGCGAGTTTGAGCGCTTCTTTCCCAACGTCTCCGCAAGAGTTATGAGCGTCTGGAGCAGGCCTGAAAAGAGGCCCACAATTCTGAGATACGCCCTTGAAGCCTTCAACAGAATCTTTAACGACGTCATAGAAAGCGAAAGGTTCGTCATAGTCGGAAATGTGAGAGAAATGGATGAAGCCATCAAAGAAGGGAAGGTGGCTCTATGGCTGGGCCTCGAGGGGGGAGAGCCCATAGAGAGCCTCGACATACTCGAAGTCTTTTACGGGCTCGGCCTTCGTGTTCTAACTCTCACTTGGAGCCTGAGGAACCAGATAGGGGATGGAGTCTTCGAGAGAACGAACGGTGGACTTACAAACTTCGGCGTGGATGTTGTCGGAAAAGCTGAAGAGCTAGGTATAGTGCTCGACCTCAGCCACATAAACGAGGCCGGCTTTTGGGATGCCCTCGATATCACAGCTTTCCCGGTTATAGCGTCCCACTCGAACGCGAGAAAGCTGTGTGACCACCCGAGAAACCTTACCGACGAGCAGATAAAGGCCATAGCCGAGCGGGACGGCGTCATCGGGGCGGTGGCAATACCGAGCTTTGTTGATAAAGAAAGACCGACGCTCGAGAGGTACGTTGAGCATATCATCTATATGGCCGACCTCGCCGGTTACAAGCACGTCGGTCTCGGCTTTGATTTCGTCTATTACCTGCCAAACTGGAGCGGAAAGAGCGTTGAGGGCTTTGAGAGCGAGAAGGACATACCGAAGCTCATAGCCCTCCTTAGGGATAGGATGTCCGAGAGGGAAGTTCGGGCAATCGCCTTCGAGAACTTCAGAAGGGTATTCGAGAAGGTCGTGGGGCCGTAACCATGGTCCTTTACTTCTTGACTTTCAGGGAGGCAAGGAGAATACTGCAGGCAAGGGGAGATGTTAGAATAAATACGGACCTGCAAAAGAGCAACAGGACGGTTAGGGTCAAGGTAGAGGGAGGTAGAGCTGTATTCCCGGACGGAACCTCCCTCGAGCTGGAGCTTTTGAGAAAAATCGCCAAGGACGAAAAGACAGTTTACTTTCTCAAGGATGGAGAGCTCTTTAAGGCGGCCATAGCGAGGGAGCACTTCTACAAGCTTGTCCCAACGATTCCGCCGACGATCGAGATAAACGGCATAAGGATGCACCGGACCAAAGACGTAAACCCTCTCCAGGACACGAGGGCCAAGGTCAACACCGTGAGGCCGAAGGAGGGCGAGAGCGTTTTGGACACCTGCATGGGTCTAGGCTATACGGCGATAGAGTCGGCGAAGCGAGGGGCTTACGTCATAACCGTCGAGAAGGACAAAAACGTCATAGAGCTCGCGAAAATAAACCCTTGGAGCAGGGAGCTCTTCACGAGCCAGAAAATTCAAGTCGTTCACGGTGACTCCTTTGATGTCGTCAAGCGCTTTAAGGAGGAGAGCTTCGATGTTGTAATCCACGATCCTCCAAGATTCAGCTTGGCAGGCGAGCTCTACAGTCTGGAGTTCTACGAGGAGCTCTTCAGGATTATGAAGCCGGGTGGCAGGCTCTTCCACTATGTTGGCAATCCCGGAAAGAAATACAGGAGAAAGGACTTGCAAAGGGGCGTTATGGAACGGCTGAGGAAAGCGGGCTTCGTTGAAATTAGGAGGGTGGAGGAAGCGCTGGGGGTCGTGGCAAAAAAACCGAAGAAATAGTTCAATCCTCCTTCAGAATCTCCTCGACGTTGAAGCCCTCCTCGTACTTCTTTAGCTTCCTCTCGAAGAATTCTACGAAGAGCTTGTAGCGCTTGGCCCTGTGCCTTGGGCTACCGCGTACGCTGTGGCCATGGGCACCGCGCTTGAATATCGCTATGTAGACTTCCTTGCCAAGATCCTTGAGGGCGTGGTAGAACATGAGGCTCTGGTCGAGGGGACAGCGGTAGTCCTCCAGCGAGTGAATGAGCAGTAATGGAGCCTTGACGTTCTCGACGTAGAAGAGCGGGCTGAGCTTCCTGTAGTTCTCATTTTTCAGAGGGTCTGCTCCAATGACCTCCTTATCAAACCAGAGGCCTATGTCAGAGAAGGCGTAGCTAGTAAGCCAGTAACTTATGCCGTTTTCGCTAATTCCAGCTTTGAACAAATCACTCTGTGTCAGGGCCCAGTTCGTCATAAAGCCGCCGTAGCTTATGCCCGTTATTCCTACCCTTTCCCTGTCGGCCTGGGGCTCGAGCCTGAAGAACTCTTCGATTCCGTTCAATATGTCCTTGAAGTCCTCGAGACCTGTCCTCTCTAGGACGCGGAGGGCAAACTCCTCGGAATAGCCGTTGCTCCCCCTCGGATTGAGGAAGACTACGTAATAACCTTTAGCCGCCATCAGTTGCATTTCATACTTGAAGTAGTATCCGTACATGCCCTTCGGCCCGCCGTGAACGAAGACTATGACGGGGGCTTTTTCCTCCTTAAGCTCTGGCCTTATATACCACCCGTCTATCTCAAGGTCGAGGCTCTTGAACTTAAAGTGCCTCGGCTCGAAAGTTTTGAGCTTCGCAAATATCGGCCCGTTGTAGTCAGTAATCTGCCTCTCCTCTCCGTCCCAAATGTAGAGCTCCCTCAGCCTTGTAGCGGTTTCCTTGAGGTAAACGACCCTCCCGTTGTCAACGTCGAATCCCATTATCCAGTGCTCCCCCTTGGCTATCGGCCTTATCTCGCCATCCCAGACGTAGAGGTTAATACTGCCAGCCTCATAGAGCGTGAAGTAAACTCTATCACCATCGAGCTTCGCTTGGCCAGTGTCCCTGTCGAGGTGTTCGTTCATGGTTTTAAGCTCACCATCCCAAAGGTATAGGAAGTCGTGCTCGCTTATCTTCTTCTTTTCCGGCTTTCCCTTAAGCAATATCCTTTTGCCGTCGGAGTCCATAGCTTCAAAGGAGACCCTCTCAAAGAGCTTCTCCTCCTCACCATCTTTCCAGATGTAGATGTCGTAGAACTTGAAGTAGGCCGGCTTGCCATTCTCGCGGTGGGGAACGTTCACGATTACCGCATCGCCGTGCCAGATTCCAGAGGAAAAGCGAGGCTTCTCGAACTCTTCGATTATTTCCTCGCTCTCCGTGTCGAGAATCCAGAAGGTCGTCTTCTCACCGTCGAAGAAGCCCAAGCTGTCAAACCAGACAGGAATGTCGTCCTCGAAGATGAAGTCTTCATCATCCCTGCGCTTAAAGCCTACGACGAGAAGGTGGCGGGAGTCATCATTCCACTCAATCGAGCGAACGTTTTTGGCCTCGAGAACCTTCTTGGTGCTAAGGGTCTCGACGTCAGCGATCCAAATCTCGGAGGTCTTCTTTTCTTCGTTGAGCCTCATAAAGGCGAGCCTTTTACCATCAGGCGAGAATCGGGGCATCGTGGCGTTTTCTATGAACCTCTTTGTGCCGGCTTTAATATCTTCTATAACAACCGTGTTCTCGTAGCGGTTGTTCTTTAGGTTGGCCTTAGTCAGGACGTAGGCCACCCGGTCATCCTTAATCCGCGGATCGCCCAGGTAGGCGAACTTAGAAAATGTCTTTTCATTCCATTCGATGCCGCTCATAGCGGTATCACCGATGACTTATCAGGCTCCACCCTTATAACCCTTACTCCCTGAGCTCGTTCCAAACGGCCACGAGGATGAGTACGGCTCCGAGATACCCCCAAGGATCCAGTACCTCCCCAAGCGTTATGAAGGAGGCAACATGACCGAAGAGGGGCTCCGCCGAATATATAAGGGCCGCCCTATGGGCGGCTACGAAGGGCTGATACCTCATCTGGAGGGTGAAAGCAATCGCCGTGGCGAAGGTGGCCGTGTAAAGGATACCGAACCAAGAGATTGATGAGGTCGGCACGGTGAGCCCTTCGAAGAGAAGGGCGTAGGTAAGAGATAGTATAAAGTTCCAGAAGACCTGCCAGAAGGCCAGGGAAACTTCACCCCCGCTGAACCTCTCCACGAGAACTATCTGGAACGCGAAACTTATTGCAGCAAACACCGTGAGGAGGTCGCCATAGTTGAGCCTCAAGGTGGCTCCTGATATCAGGTAGAGGCCGACGAGAGCTAGAATGAGGGATATGACGTCCCTTTTATCTACCCGACGGTTGAGGAGAGCATAGGCCACGAAGGGCGTGAAGACGACGTAGAGGGAGGTTATGAAGGCGGAGTTCGAAGCGGTCGTGTATTTGAGGCCGATTATCTGAAAGCCGTGCCCAAAGAAGAGCGTTACTCCGAGGACGAAGCCCTTAAGCATAACCTCTCTACTGGCAATCCTTTGCCGAAAAATTATTAGAAGAAGGAGAGTCGCGAGTGCGAAGCGGTAGGTTATGAAGGTGACGGGGGGAATACCCTCTAACCCTACCTTCATCACGGGGAACGTCGAACCCCAAATGGCGGTTATCCCAAGTAATATTAGTTCCGCCTTCTTAGCTTTCATGAACCGCGTCCCTACCCTTCATGAGCCGCGTCGGTTATAAGCGTTGACCTTCCGCCAGCATTATCTTTTCAATTACCTCTTCCCTGAGCCGCTCGTCCGAGATGTAGGAGACTAGCTTTTTGGCGTCCTCGTACTCTTCGTCCTCTATCAGAGCCTCGATTATCCCTTTTATGGCAATGTCCCGCTTTTCGGTGTCCTCAAGGGATAGGGCAAACTTAAGAGCTAAGTTAATCTTTCTCAGCTCCGTGAGGAGGAGGGTAGCCTCGTAGGCCCCCTCCTGGGAAACTTCCGTTTTCGACAGCTCGTCAAGTGCCCTCCCCAGCAGGCCATACCTCTCGGGGGCCATTGACCTTTTGGCCCAGAGAGCCATCTCTAATATCGCTATGGCTTTATTCTCACCCGTTAGGACCAGCTGAATGAGGTGGAGAGCTTGTTGATATTTCCCTTCATAAACGGGGTGCCTGATGTCAGGCCATCCACCCCTCTTCAAGACGCGGGCAAGCTCTATCTTCTTCTCGAGGGTTCCAGCCCTCTGATTTACCCTCAGCTTCTCGAATATGTCGTGAGCCCTGAGGTATATTGGGAGGGCTTCCTCCGAGGTGAGGTCATCACCTGTTTCCTCCATCAGGTCGGCTAGCTGGAGTATCATATCAATTTTCTTCGAAAAATCTACCTCAAGGTTCATTATAGTGTCGAAGGCGAACTCGAAAGTCTCCAGAGCAGCGTCTATGAAGCCGGCGAGGGCGAGCCTTGAAGCTATAATCCCAGCGACGGGACCGGCTCCCTTGGGCTCCAGACCCTCCACGATCCTGAGAGCCTCGTTGAAGAGCTCAGTTGCCTTCTCCATATCGCCAAGAAGGGAGTGCGCAAGGGCAACCTCCGAATAGGCTATGGCCTTCTCCCCCTTCTTTTTAACTTTCTTAAGGAGATATGCAGCGTCCTGAAGAAACGCAAGATCCCCAACGACCTTGGCTATCCCAACAACTGCAAGAACTTTATCGAAGGGGTCGCCGAGAGCTTCAACCCGCTTAAGGGCTTCTTCTACCATACCTTTCTTCGCAAGAACAACTATATCCTCGATCGTCATTAGCCTAACATCACCAAAGCCTTATTAATACCTTTCCCAAGTCTGGAAACGATGCTGACGATAGCTCTCTACAATACCTATGACCCCAAAAAGCTCCACGAGACCCACCTGAGGGCGATAGCGAGAGCTGCCCCCGTCGCCCACGCCTTTGGTTTCCACCTTGCCCTCGTCGGGTTTCCCCTCACGGGTAAACCTTTGGACGTCGCCGAAGAGGTCGCGGAGCACACAACGATAGGTGAAGGAGGAAAATACCTACTGGAGCTCGCGAGGGCAAACAAGTTCCACCTCCTTGACTTTCCAGAGAAAGGATTCTCACCTCAGTTCGGAACCCCCATAGCGACGACATCCAAGCCCTGGGAAGAAAAAAAGATTACGAGCCTTGAGGTTGCCGAGAGAGCCCTCAGGGGAGAGAGCTTCATCTTCCTTATAGGTCTCGGGAGGCACGGGCTCCCTAAGGAAATCTTTAAGATGGCCCGCCATCACCTTGATATAACGGACGGCCTCGGTGTAAGCCTCGAAACATGCACTGCCATAGGCATAATCCCCGCTAGGATAAAAACCCTCATGGAGGCCCTAAAATGGAGAGGTGGATTGAAGAGACCGTCGCGCTGATACTCCTGATCTTGCTAGTCCTCGGGATCCAAACTGGCCTGAAGGTTATACTTCACACGGACTCTCCCCTCGTGATAGTCGTGAGTGGATCTATGGAGCCAGTGTTCTACAGGGGAGATGTCGTCCTGCTGGAGGGCGTGAAGCCCGAGGACGTGAAGGTTGGGGACGTCATCGTTTACAAGAGCCCCCTCTCCAAGTACCCAATCATCCATAGGGTTAGAAAGATAAAGACTGTGGAAATAGGAGGTAGAGAAGAGCTCTGCTTCGTGACGTGGGGAGACAACAATCAAATACCTGATATTTATCCTCTCGGTGTGAGGGTTCTTGACTGCGTCCCCGGCTATGCCGTAGAGGCTAAGGCCCTCCTAGTGTTCCCGAAGATAGGCCTAATACCCCTGGAGATTCGAGAACGGCTTGGCTTGCTCGGTGGATGATGTGAGGGTAGGTAGCTGAGCTGTGATGAGCTAATCGGCCCCTGACACAACCTTTATTATTTCCTGCCCTATTAATCCCTAAGGGTGATAAATGTGGGAAACTTCAAGGACAGAATCGGGACCTGGAAAGCCCTCTACACGGAGGCCTTCCACAAGGTCACTGAGGCCCTACCCCAAGTGAGGGGAGTTTTACTGGCCTACAACACGAACATAGACGCCATAAAGTATCTGGACTCCCAAGATCTCGAGGATAGAATCGAAAGGATTGGAAGAGAGAAAGTTCTGAAGTATTCAGAGGAACTCCCCGAGAGGATAACAAGGGTGGAACACCTTCTCGGCGGAATTCTGTGGAGTATAAGGAGGGGCAAAGCGGCCGAGCTCTTCGTTGAAAGTTGCTCCGTCCGCTTTTACATGAAGATGTGGGGCTGGGATGAGCTCAGGATAGGTGGTCAGGTCGGTATAATGGCAAACCTCCTTGGAGGTGTTTACGGCGTTCCCGTAATAGCCCACGTTCCCCAGCTCTCGAGACTTCAGGCGAGTCTCTTCCTCGACGGCCCAATATACGTCCCCAAGCTCGAATGTGGAAAGCTCAAGCTCGTTCACCCGAGGAAGTTTTGGAGAGACGAAGAGAACTGCATTCACTACATCTACGAGTTCCCGCGCGGCTTCAGAGTCTTTGACTTTGAAGCGCCGAGGGAGAACCGCTTCATAGGCTCTGCCGATGATTACAATCCGAACCTTTACATAAGGCCCGAGTTCAGGGAGGCCTTCGAAGAGATAACTGAAAAGGCTGAGCTGGCCATCATAAGTGGCCTGCAGGCCCTGACAAAGGAGAACTACAAGGAACCATTTGTGGAAATAGGGAGGCATCTTGACGTGCTCAGCGCCAAGGGTATTCCCGTCCACCTTGAATTCGCATTCACCCCCGACGAAGCTGTTAGAAGAAAGCTCGTGGAAATCCTCGGCAGGTTCACGAGCGTTGGACTAAACGAGGTTGAGCTTGCATCGATAATGGAGATCCTCGGCGAGAAAGCCATTTCCGAAAGGCTCTTGAAGACAGAGCCCATTGACCCGCTCATCGTGATAGACGCCATGAACATCCTCATGGACAGGACGGGCATCGAGAGAATACATTTCCACACCTACGGCTACTACCTTGCCCTGACAAGCTATCACGGGGAGGAGGTGAGGGATGCCCTGCTCTTCGCGTCCCTCGCGGCCGCAGCAAAGGCCATGAAGGGCAACATAACAGGACTCAAAGATGTAAGAAAAGCCCTCGCCGTTCCCACGAACGAAAAGGCCCTCATATTTGAAGAGAAGCTTGAAAGGGAGTTCTCTGAGTTCGAGAGAGGGGTTGCCAAGCTTGAAGACAAGCAACTGGTCTTCGTTCCAACGAAGATAGTTGTCTCCCCAAAGAGCACCGTGGGCATAGGGGACACCATTTCGAGTTCAGCTTTCGTTGGTGAGTTCGCCCTTCGCTAACCCTCGAAAAATTTTTAAGCCACCTTTTGCGGTTAGATAGTGGGAGCCCCGGTGGTGTAGCCCGGTCAAACATGCGGGCCTTTCGAGCCCGCGCCCCGGGTTCAAATCCCGGCCGGGGCACCAAAAACCTCCTGGTGATTCTATGATAAAGGCCATTTCTCTTGACATAGACGGAACCATAACCTACCCGGATAGGAGACTTCATGAAGAGGCTCTCAAGGCCATAAGGAAGGCGGAAGAGCTTGGCGTTCCCGTGATGCTCGTCACGGGCAACTCGATTCCCTTCGCA belongs to Pyrococcus yayanosii CH1 and includes:
- a CDS encoding ADP-specific glucokinase, whose protein sequence is MGTWKALYTEAFHKVTEALPQVRGVLLAYNTNIDAIKYLDSQDLEDRIERIGREKVLKYSEELPERITRVEHLLGGILWSIRRGKAAELFVESCSVRFYMKMWGWDELRIGGQVGIMANLLGGVYGVPVIAHVPQLSRLQASLFLDGPIYVPKLECGKLKLVHPRKFWRDEENCIHYIYEFPRGFRVFDFEAPRENRFIGSADDYNPNLYIRPEFREAFEEITEKAELAIISGLQALTKENYKEPFVEIGRHLDVLSAKGIPVHLEFAFTPDEAVRRKLVEILGRFTSVGLNEVELASIMEILGEKAISERLLKTEPIDPLIVIDAMNILMDRTGIERIHFHTYGYYLALTSYHGEEVRDALLFASLAAAAKAMKGNITGLKDVRKALAVPTNEKALIFEEKLEREFSEFERGVAKLEDKQLVFVPTKIVVSPKSTVGIGDTISSSAFVGEFALR
- a CDS encoding DMT family transporter — its product is MKAKKAELILLGITAIWGSTFPVMKVGLEGIPPVTFITYRFALATLLLLIIFRQRIASREVMLKGFVLGVTLFFGHGFQIIGLKYTTASNSAFITSLYVVFTPFVAYALLNRRVDKRDVISLILALVGLYLISGATLRLNYGDLLTVFAAISFAFQIVLVERFSGGEVSLAFWQVFWNFILSLTYALLFEGLTVPTSSISWFGILYTATFATAIAFTLQMRYQPFVAAHRAALIYSAEPLFGHVASFITLGEVLDPWGYLGAVLILVAVWNELRE
- a CDS encoding class I SAM-dependent methyltransferase produces the protein MVLYFLTFREARRILQARGDVRINTDLQKSNRTVRVKVEGGRAVFPDGTSLELELLRKIAKDEKTVYFLKDGELFKAAIAREHFYKLVPTIPPTIEINGIRMHRTKDVNPLQDTRAKVNTVRPKEGESVLDTCMGLGYTAIESAKRGAYVITVEKDKNVIELAKINPWSRELFTSQKIQVVHGDSFDVVKRFKEESFDVVIHDPPRFSLAGELYSLEFYEELFRIMKPGGRLFHYVGNPGKKYRRKDLQRGVMERLRKAGFVEIRRVEEALGVVAKKPKK
- a CDS encoding alpha/beta hydrolase family protein, whose protein sequence is MSGIEWNEKTFSKFAYLGDPRIKDDRVAYVLTKANLKNNRYENTVVIEDIKAGTKRFIENATMPRFSPDGKRLAFMRLNEEKKTSEIWIADVETLSTKKVLEAKNVRSIEWNDDSRHLLVVGFKRRDDEDFIFEDDIPVWFDSLGFFDGEKTTFWILDTESEEIIEEFEKPRFSSGIWHGDAVIVNVPHRENGKPAYFKFYDIYIWKDGEEEKLFERVSFEAMDSDGKRILLKGKPEKKKISEHDFLYLWDGELKTMNEHLDRDTGQAKLDGDRVYFTLYEAGSINLYVWDGEIRPIAKGEHWIMGFDVDNGRVVYLKETATRLRELYIWDGEERQITDYNGPIFAKLKTFEPRHFKFKSLDLEIDGWYIRPELKEEKAPVIVFVHGGPKGMYGYYFKYEMQLMAAKGYYVVFLNPRGSNGYSEEFALRVLERTGLEDFKDILNGIEEFFRLEPQADRERVGITGISYGGFMTNWALTQSDLFKAGISENGISYWLTSYAFSDIGLWFDKEVIGADPLKNENYRKLSPLFYVENVKAPLLLIHSLEDYRCPLDQSLMFYHALKDLGKEVYIAIFKRGAHGHSVRGSPRHRAKRYKLFVEFFERKLKKYEEGFNVEEILKED
- a CDS encoding DUF531 domain-containing protein, which produces MLTIALYNTYDPKKLHETHLRAIARAAPVAHAFGFHLALVGFPLTGKPLDVAEEVAEHTTIGEGGKYLLELARANKFHLLDFPEKGFSPQFGTPIATTSKPWEEKKITSLEVAERALRGESFIFLIGLGRHGLPKEIFKMARHHLDITDGLGVSLETCTAIGIIPARIKTLMEALKWRGGLKRPSR
- a CDS encoding signal peptidase I; the protein is MERWIEETVALILLILLVLGIQTGLKVILHTDSPLVIVVSGSMEPVFYRGDVVLLEGVKPEDVKVGDVIVYKSPLSKYPIIHRVRKIKTVEIGGREELCFVTWGDNNQIPDIYPLGVRVLDCVPGYAVEAKALLVFPKIGLIPLEIRERLGLLGG
- a CDS encoding dipeptidase, whose product is MIFDAHSDLPTYIYEEREKRTRVLESEFERFFPNVSARVMSVWSRPEKRPTILRYALEAFNRIFNDVIESERFVIVGNVREMDEAIKEGKVALWLGLEGGEPIESLDILEVFYGLGLRVLTLTWSLRNQIGDGVFERTNGGLTNFGVDVVGKAEELGIVLDLSHINEAGFWDALDITAFPVIASHSNARKLCDHPRNLTDEQIKAIAERDGVIGAVAIPSFVDKERPTLERYVEHIIYMADLAGYKHVGLGFDFVYYLPNWSGKSVEGFESEKDIPKLIALLRDRMSEREVRAIAFENFRRVFEKVVGP
- a CDS encoding RAD55 family ATPase, with translation MQVASHLARISTGVKGLDELIEGGLIPGRVYLIVGPPGSGKTVFGMHFLLEGARRGEKVAYISLVQKPEEVVRDMVRFDPSIYAYVNTWKLILYDLGPILWRESSRVPTWRSVLLRIRDIVEDEKITRLVIDPLTAIDFPQQNPVEKRVELAKFIRGLEDLGVTAYLIAEMTDLDKYTEEHYLVSGIIMLHYFMHNGRMTRAIQVFKMRGTKHDPNLKLMRFTDKGLVVYNKSPFEAE